CGGGTCAAAATTTAAAAATTGGGGACCCTTCCAATAAGTACTATCAATACATCTATACTTCGTTAAACTTTGATGATCATAAGGTAGAGAACCTAAAGAAGTTATTGAATTTTAAAGGAATGGAAGTAGTGGTCATCAGTATTCTAAAAATGAAGGATGGCAGTTTTTTCGCCGTATTGGAAAGAAAAGGAGAGGTTTTTACCGATAAAATTTCGAGAGTTTATGCAGATTTAAAAAATGCTTATTTAAGAAAAGAGTTAGTAGTATAAATAGATAAATATAAAAGTATGATCAATAAAATGAAGTCAGTTGCAATAGTATTTGGATTACTGTGTACGTATAGCCTTAGCGCGAAACCGGGAGAAGGTTCATCTTCGGAGAATACCGTTCCCATGAACAGTTGCTCAGCAGAGCAATTGATGCAAAAGTCACAATTAGCTACTGAAGATAGCTATGCATTGGATTTAATAGAGATAGAGGAAGAAGAGGTAGACTTGGGTTATGATACCTATTTCTATCTGCCGGACAATTTTGATCCATATCAAGGAATGATAATCGATTTGGAGGAGATTACGGTTGAGGAGCCAGAAGAAAATATAGACCTAGGTTTTAGTACGGATAAATACTTACCAAAAGGATTCAACCCCTATTCTTGTTCAAATTAGCTTTTAAAAGCCCTAACCTAGGTTAGGGCTTTTTTAATATATTTAGTTTTTACGGTCTTCTCCGAAAAGTGCTGTAAGGTTTATGAATAATTACTACTTATAAGAGCAATAGCGACTTTTAACGATTGACGCATAATAACTTAAGAGGTCATTAAGATTGTAACAGGATGAGCATTAATACTATGATACGAAAGGAAGATACGCTGGTTACCGCTTTGGGTAATAGTTATTCTTATGAAGAATACAGGAACTTAGTAGAAAAATTAGCAGCGGAAGGAAAGTCAACCGGCCCTGTACAAACAGAAGCATTGGCCAATTATACCCAACTTAACGACAGGCGCATGAAACGTTGGGACAAAACCTTGAGATTTAGTGAGGAGGCGGTCTCTAAGATTACCGCAGTTTCAAAAAAAATGACCTGGACGGTTCTTACGGAGAGCTGGTGTGGTGATGCGTCTCCGGCATTACCGGTAATGAATAAGATAGCGGAACTTAATCCAAATATTGAATTACGGGTTGTGCTGCGTGATGAAAATACGGATTTAATGAATCAGTTCTTGACCAACGGCGGAATGTCCATTCCCAAACTCATCGTACGAGATGATGTAAGCAATGAAGTGGTAGCGGACTGGGGCCCAAGGTCGGCTAATGCTACTAAATTAGTGGAAGACCACAAAGCGGTACACGGTATGATAAAACCTGAATTTAAACAGGATATTCAAGTTTGGTACAACAGGGACAAAGGACAAAGTATTTTGGCCGACCTGTTGTTGCTACTTCCTTTGGAATAGGTACGTAATCGTTCCTTTTTGAGTAGTTTTGTCCGAAGCACTGAACTTTGCTCTTAGTGCATAGGTAATAGCATTATCTACCAAGCAACCGTTAGAGGTACCGGAGCTTTTTTCATTGAAGTCTGCCTCGGTTACATTTCCGTATTTATCCACTTTAATGTTGATAACAACCTTACCTCCCTCAATGCAGGTGTAAATAGGCGGCGGCAACTTATAACTGTTTCGTTCTACCAGAGAATAGGAGATAGAGGTTCTTTTCGCTGCTAGATTATTGGTGAACTCTTGTTTTTGAGCTTCTTTTTCTCCAAGAAGCTGTTTCTTTTCCTCTCTCTTTTGGGCAAGTTCTTTTACTCTGGCGGCATACTCGGAATCTGAAATAAACTCGTCCGTTTGCTCTCCATCGCTCATCGCAGCTTTCTCCTCCAAAATTTCATCAAGGGTTTTCAATGGCTCTGGATTACCGTAACTGGGTTTTGCAGTTTCATTAAAAGCCATATGGCTCTTAATGGTTTCGGCCTTTGAAATTTCCTCTAGTAGTTTTTCTTCTTCTTCGGTGAGTTCTTCCAATAGCTCCTCTTCCAAAAGCATTTCAACGACATAATCGTCTTCTTGCTCTTCCTCTGCACCTAAATGAATGTTATAGAGCACCAATACGATAATCGCCATGGAGAACATGGTAATGATTAGCGATAGTTGTTGTCTATTTAAATTCATGTTTATATAACCTTTTTTTGTGGAAATTAGTATGGTATAGCTTCCAAAGAAACTAAGCCATAGCATAAATTCTCTATGCTTTTCCCAACAGTTGTTGTTCAAAGACCTCAGGGTCTAGGGCTATATCTACGTTATAATCTCCTATTTTGGTTCTTCTTAAGGCGGATAAATATCCGCCAGAACCTAAAGCAAGTCCAAAATCATGGGCAATAGAGCGAATGTATGTGCCTTTGCTACAAACAATTCTAAAATCAATTGCAGGAAGCGTTACCGCTGTTATTTCAAACTCCAAAATACGTACGGCGCGCTTTTTAATTTCAATTTCTTCTCCTGCTCTGGCATATTCGTATAAACGTTTGCCATCCTTTTTTAGGGCTGAGAATATGGGTGGTGCCTGTTGTATGTCGCCCAGAAATTGCTCCGTAGTTATGCGGATTAATGCTTCGGTTATGTGGGCCGTTGGGTAGGTTTTATCCAATTCTGTTTCCAAATCATAGGAGGGTGTGCTTGCTCCCAATGTAATTGTACCGGTATACTCTTTTACCAAACCTTGGAATTCAGGTATCCGTTTCGTGAATTTCCCCGCGCAGATAATAAGAAGCCCAGTTGCTAAAGGGTCTAAGGTTCCGGCGTGGCCAATTTTGATTTTTTTTAGCTGAAATTTTTTACGAATGGCCCATTTCAGTTTGTTCACGGCTTGGAAAGAAGACCAGCCTAAGGGCTTGTCTATAAGAAGTACTTGACCGTTTAAAAAATCTTCCTTGGTTTTCAAATTTTTTCTTCTCTGGTCAAATTTTTTTCTTTCATAGCTTTATGGTATCCAGCTTTTTTTCCAATAAAATAGGCCAAAACAAAAAGGCCGATAGGAAATATCAGTGCAACTAAAAGTACTATTAAAACTTGCCAAGGACCAATCACTAAACTCATAGAAGTTATTTATTAGGTAGAACTGTAGCCGTAAACAATGGCGATTAGGCCAACAACAAGACAGTAAATCGCAAAATAAGTCAGCTTGCTTTTACGCACTAATTTAATCATCCACGTACAGGCTGCTAGTCCCGCGACGAACGCAGCAATAAATCCGGCACCCATGGCTAAATTATTGTCTCCGCTAAAGGTCAGGTCGCCGCTAAAGAGGTCCTTGGCGATTTTTCCAAAAATTAACGGAACCACCATTAAAAATGAAAAACGGGCGGCCTTGGACTTATCTACCCCCAATAAAACGGAAGTTGATATGGTAGCGCCGCTACGGGAAATACCGGGAAGCATAGCTATAGCTTGTG
This genomic window from Maribacter sp. MJ134 contains:
- a CDS encoding thioredoxin family protein translates to MSINTMIRKEDTLVTALGNSYSYEEYRNLVEKLAAEGKSTGPVQTEALANYTQLNDRRMKRWDKTLRFSEEAVSKITAVSKKMTWTVLTESWCGDASPALPVMNKIAELNPNIELRVVLRDENTDLMNQFLTNGGMSIPKLIVRDDVSNEVVADWGPRSANATKLVEDHKAVHGMIKPEFKQDIQVWYNRDKGQSILADLLLLLPLE
- the truB gene encoding tRNA pseudouridine(55) synthase TruB, which codes for MKTKEDFLNGQVLLIDKPLGWSSFQAVNKLKWAIRKKFQLKKIKIGHAGTLDPLATGLLIICAGKFTKRIPEFQGLVKEYTGTITLGASTPSYDLETELDKTYPTAHITEALIRITTEQFLGDIQQAPPIFSALKKDGKRLYEYARAGEEIEIKKRAVRILEFEITAVTLPAIDFRIVCSKGTYIRSIAHDFGLALGSGGYLSALRRTKIGDYNVDIALDPEVFEQQLLGKA